The following coding sequences are from one Sulfitobacter sp. HNIBRBA3233 window:
- a CDS encoding lipocalin, giving the protein MCAALLLAACNAPPDSAVETGPGYRDRSVPIGITSRYDEARFAGLWYVRAVLPAREAFEQLSLRQTPAGPALRLGAQACDAAGVCTSVAQTLETRAVGPGQYIVRMPDGRQRAIWVLWVDEGFRTAVLGNPDGTFAWIIDRGRTGGADRIAAAREILDFNGYKTTDLKVVK; this is encoded by the coding sequence GTGTGCGCGGCACTTTTGCTGGCCGCGTGCAACGCGCCGCCGGACAGCGCGGTCGAGACCGGTCCGGGATACCGCGACCGGTCCGTGCCCATCGGCATCACCTCGCGCTACGACGAGGCACGGTTTGCGGGCCTTTGGTACGTCCGCGCCGTATTGCCGGCGCGCGAGGCGTTCGAACAGCTTTCCCTGCGCCAGACTCCGGCGGGGCCCGCGCTGCGGCTCGGGGCGCAGGCCTGCGATGCGGCGGGTGTATGTACCTCGGTTGCACAAACCCTCGAGACACGTGCTGTCGGACCGGGGCAATACATCGTCCGGATGCCCGATGGCCGCCAGCGTGCGATATGGGTCCTGTGGGTTGACGAAGGGTTCCGCACTGCGGTTCTGGGCAATCCCGACGGGACATTCGCGTGGATCATCGACCGTGGTCGCACGGGCGGCGCGGACCGCATCGCCGCGGCGCGCGAGATCCTCGATTTCAACGGATACAAGACGACAGATCTGAAGGTGGTGAAATGA
- a CDS encoding Lrp/AsnC family transcriptional regulator yields MQVASDLDRFDQAILTTLAEDGRISITDLAKRIGLSKSPTQARLRRLEEQGVIIGYRAMLNPIRLGLDHVAFVEVRLSDTREAALQAFNLAVARVPQIEQAHMIAGNFDYLLKVRCRDMTDYRSVLGDRISTLPHVASTSTYVAMESVKEVMLTDTM; encoded by the coding sequence GTGCAAGTTGCTTCCGATCTGGATCGGTTCGATCAAGCGATTCTCACCACTCTGGCCGAGGACGGCAGAATCAGTATCACCGACCTTGCCAAGCGCATCGGTCTGTCCAAATCGCCCACACAGGCGCGGTTGCGGCGGCTTGAAGAGCAGGGGGTGATCATCGGATACCGTGCGATGCTCAATCCCATCCGTCTGGGGCTGGATCACGTCGCCTTTGTCGAGGTCCGGCTGAGCGACACGCGCGAGGCCGCCCTGCAGGCCTTCAACCTTGCCGTGGCACGGGTTCCGCAGATCGAGCAAGCGCATATGATCGCAGGGAATTTCGACTATCTGCTGAAGGTCCGCTGCCGCGACATGACCGACTATCGAAGCGTTCTGGGCGACAGGATATCGACCCTGCCACATGTCGCGTCCACCTCTACCTACGTGGCGATGGAATCGGTCAAGGAAGTGATGCTCACCGACACGATGTGA
- a CDS encoding aldo/keto reductase — MKMNTLGRTGIEVSAYCLGSMTFGTQTDASEGHAQIDRALAAGINFIDTAEMYPVNPVSAETIGGTEEIIGDWFARVGKRDSVVLATKHSGEGLEAVRNGAPITADTIPEAIEGSLRRLKTDYIDLYQFHWPNRGSYMFRKNWTYDPSAQNRAETVQNMHDCLGALQREVDKGRIRAFGMSNESAWGLTQWAEAAERGAGPRVATVQNEYSLMCRLADTDVAEACCNEDIGMLSFSPLAAGLLTGKYLDGAVPEGSRLSLNNDLGGRMTDRAGPAAAAYVAVAQKHGLDPVHMALAFVRDRPFMASVIFGATTLDQLERILKGLDLDLDDDVLADLDKAHRAHPMPY; from the coding sequence ATGAAGATGAACACATTGGGCCGTACTGGCATAGAGGTTTCCGCGTATTGCCTGGGGTCGATGACATTCGGCACGCAGACCGATGCTTCGGAAGGGCACGCGCAGATCGACCGCGCGCTGGCGGCAGGCATCAATTTCATCGATACCGCAGAGATGTATCCGGTCAACCCGGTCAGCGCGGAAACCATCGGCGGCACCGAAGAGATCATCGGCGACTGGTTCGCCCGCGTCGGCAAACGCGACAGCGTCGTTCTAGCGACCAAACATTCCGGCGAGGGGCTGGAGGCCGTAAGGAACGGGGCCCCGATCACCGCCGATACGATACCGGAAGCGATCGAAGGCTCCCTGCGGCGGCTCAAGACCGACTACATCGATCTCTACCAGTTCCACTGGCCAAACCGGGGCAGCTATATGTTCCGCAAGAACTGGACATATGATCCCTCCGCCCAGAACCGCGCCGAGACGGTCCAGAACATGCACGATTGCCTTGGCGCGTTGCAGCGCGAAGTCGACAAGGGCCGCATCCGCGCCTTCGGGATGAGCAACGAATCCGCCTGGGGCCTGACGCAATGGGCCGAGGCGGCCGAACGCGGCGCGGGGCCGCGCGTGGCGACGGTGCAGAACGAATACTCGCTGATGTGCCGACTGGCCGATACCGACGTGGCCGAGGCGTGCTGCAACGAGGACATCGGCATGCTGAGCTTCTCGCCGCTGGCAGCGGGACTGCTGACGGGCAAGTACCTCGACGGTGCGGTGCCGGAAGGGTCGCGCCTGTCGCTGAACAACGACCTCGGTGGGCGGATGACCGACCGCGCGGGGCCTGCGGCAGCGGCCTATGTCGCCGTGGCCCAAAAGCACGGGCTGGATCCGGTGCATATGGCGCTGGCCTTTGTGCGTGACCGGCCCTTCATGGCATCGGTGATTTTCGGGGCGACGACACTCGACCAGCTTGAGCGTATTCTGAAGGGGCTCGATCTGGACCTCGATGATGACGTGCTGGCCGACCTCGATAAGGCCCATCGCGCCCATCCCATGCCCTACTGA
- a CDS encoding DMT family transporter, which produces MTLPEPDLWILVTLAAAIFQTVRFMLQKVLATATLTAAGATFSRFLYSGPFIAVLLAVYMTSSGAALPDLGLRFWAFGLLGGVSQILATVCVVALFKERNFAVGITFKKTEVIQTVLVGILLLGETVSGAGLVAIMLGMAGLLLLSGGQQARGVHWRDFNNRAAGLGIASGVLFAFSAVSYRAATLALASDDPLLRAGITLMAVVAMQTVILGTWLHLRQRGEIGRVWAARRVAFWIGITSMGGSLCWFIAFTLQNAAYVKALGQVELILSVLASTLFFRETISLREGLGMAILVASILLLILVI; this is translated from the coding sequence ATGACCCTGCCCGAGCCCGATCTGTGGATCCTTGTCACCCTTGCCGCCGCGATTTTCCAGACGGTGCGCTTCATGCTGCAAAAGGTGCTGGCGACAGCGACCCTGACCGCGGCGGGGGCGACATTCTCGCGGTTCTTGTATTCCGGGCCCTTCATCGCCGTGCTGCTGGCGGTCTACATGACCTCATCCGGTGCCGCCCTGCCGGATCTGGGTCTGCGCTTCTGGGCCTTCGGTCTACTGGGCGGAGTCTCGCAGATTCTCGCCACCGTTTGCGTCGTTGCCCTGTTCAAGGAACGCAATTTCGCAGTCGGCATCACCTTCAAGAAGACGGAAGTGATCCAGACCGTGCTGGTCGGTATTCTGCTGCTGGGTGAAACGGTCAGCGGTGCGGGGCTGGTGGCGATCATGCTGGGGATGGCAGGGCTGTTGCTGTTGTCCGGCGGACAGCAGGCGCGCGGAGTCCACTGGCGCGATTTCAACAACCGCGCCGCGGGGCTGGGGATTGCGTCGGGCGTGCTGTTTGCCTTCTCGGCGGTCAGCTACCGTGCCGCGACACTGGCGCTGGCGTCGGACGATCCGCTGCTGCGCGCGGGCATCACGCTGATGGCCGTCGTCGCGATGCAGACCGTCATCCTGGGCACCTGGCTGCATCTGCGCCAGCGTGGGGAAATCGGCCGCGTCTGGGCGGCGCGGCGGGTCGCCTTCTGGATCGGCATCACGTCGATGGGCGGATCGCTGTGCTGGTTCATCGCCTTTACCCTGCAGAATGCGGCCTACGTCAAGGCTCTGGGGCAGGTAGAACTGATCCTGAGCGTTCTGGCCTCGACACTGTTCTTCCGCGAAACCATCTCCCTGCGCGAGGGGCTGGGCATGGCGATCCTGGTCGCGTCGATCCTGCTGTTGATCCTCGTGATCTAG
- a CDS encoding DUF3237 family protein — MQDDCPDMTTLGASMSPGHPRLTRVCSIRAEIGPATEFDTTRGTGRALFPITGGEAVSATWRARILPGGADFARRLVDGTYEVEARYFLELEDGTVMMVHNAGRMVPQPEGGYFGRTRAELEVPAGAHAGYGDMVLFGTAYSPVADDKRVFIELWHAEI; from the coding sequence ATGCAAGACGACTGCCCGGACATGACGACGCTTGGTGCGTCCATGTCACCCGGCCATCCGCGCCTGACGCGGGTTTGCTCCATCCGGGCCGAGATCGGCCCCGCGACCGAATTCGACACGACCCGGGGAACCGGACGCGCCCTGTTTCCGATCACCGGGGGCGAGGCGGTATCCGCGACATGGCGGGCGAGGATCCTGCCCGGCGGGGCCGATTTTGCCCGCCGCCTCGTCGATGGCACATATGAGGTCGAGGCGCGTTATTTCCTCGAACTCGAAGACGGGACCGTGATGATGGTGCATAACGCCGGACGCATGGTGCCACAGCCCGAAGGCGGCTATTTCGGACGGACCCGCGCGGAGCTTGAAGTGCCCGCCGGCGCGCACGCCGGATACGGCGACATGGTTCTTTTCGGAACCGCATATTCCCCCGTAGCGGATGACAAGAGGGTGTTTATCGAGCTTTGGCACGCCGAAATCTGA
- a CDS encoding carnitine 3-dehydrogenase, with protein MTKTAAIIGGGVIGGGWAARFALNGWQVRIYDPDPQAERKVGEVMANARRSLPGLTDLALPAEGAISFHATIAEAVAGADWIQESVPERLDLKHGTFAQIQAACGEGAVIGSSTSGFKPSELQQNATRPGQIMVAHPFNPVYLLPLVELVATDAVDAGLVDTAKEILTGIGMYPLHLKKEIDAHVADRFLEAVWREALWLVKDGIATTEEIDNAIRYGFGIRWAQMGLFETYRVAGGEAGMKHFMAQFGPALKWPWTKLMDVPEFTEELVDLIAGQSDAQSGAYSIRALERIRDNNLVAMMRGLKAQNWGAGALLNEQESRMRAGTVHGAVAADLPADAPVETARRTVPLDWTDYNGHMTEARYLQAFADATDRFMAIIGCDADYIRSGGSYFTAETHIRHVDEVLAGAVITIRTRVILGQGKKMHLWHEMFEGDRLLATGEHFLLHVSLETRKPTPPSPAIEAALVRFAEGHAALPLPDGLGRAIGAPR; from the coding sequence ATGACGAAAACGGCTGCGATTATCGGCGGTGGCGTGATCGGCGGCGGCTGGGCCGCGCGCTTCGCTCTCAATGGCTGGCAGGTGCGGATCTACGACCCCGACCCGCAGGCGGAACGCAAGGTGGGCGAGGTGATGGCCAACGCCCGCAGGTCGCTGCCGGGGCTCACGGATCTCGCGCTGCCCGCCGAGGGGGCGATCAGCTTTCACGCCACGATTGCAGAAGCCGTCGCAGGCGCCGACTGGATACAGGAAAGCGTGCCGGAGCGGCTGGATCTGAAACATGGCACTTTTGCGCAGATACAGGCCGCCTGCGGCGAGGGGGCGGTGATCGGATCGTCGACCTCGGGGTTCAAGCCCTCGGAATTGCAGCAGAACGCCACACGGCCGGGCCAGATCATGGTCGCGCATCCGTTCAACCCCGTCTATCTTCTGCCGCTGGTTGAACTGGTTGCGACCGATGCGGTCGACGCTGGCCTCGTCGACACCGCCAAGGAGATCCTGACCGGCATCGGCATGTACCCGCTGCACCTGAAGAAAGAGATCGACGCCCATGTGGCCGACCGCTTCCTCGAAGCGGTCTGGCGCGAGGCGCTGTGGCTGGTCAAGGACGGCATCGCCACCACCGAGGAAATCGACAACGCCATCCGCTACGGCTTTGGCATCCGCTGGGCGCAGATGGGCCTGTTCGAGACCTACCGCGTTGCGGGCGGAGAGGCGGGCATGAAGCATTTCATGGCGCAATTCGGTCCGGCGCTGAAATGGCCATGGACCAAGTTGATGGATGTGCCCGAATTTACCGAGGAATTGGTGGATCTGATCGCGGGACAGTCCGATGCGCAATCGGGCGCCTATTCCATCCGCGCGCTGGAGCGTATCCGCGACAACAATCTCGTGGCGATGATGCGCGGGCTCAAGGCGCAGAACTGGGGCGCGGGCGCGCTGCTGAACGAACAGGAATCGCGGATGCGCGCCGGGACGGTCCACGGCGCCGTCGCCGCCGATCTGCCAGCGGATGCGCCGGTCGAGACCGCCCGCCGCACGGTCCCGCTCGACTGGACCGACTATAACGGCCACATGACCGAAGCGCGGTATTTGCAGGCCTTTGCCGATGCCACGGACCGGTTCATGGCGATCATCGGCTGCGATGCCGACTATATCCGCTCCGGCGGCAGCTATTTCACCGCCGAAACCCACATCCGCCACGTGGACGAAGTGCTCGCAGGGGCGGTGATCACGATCCGCACGCGGGTCATTCTGGGGCAGGGCAAGAAGATGCACCTGTGGCACGAGATGTTCGAGGGGGATCGCCTGCTGGCAACCGGCGAGCATTTCCTTTTGCACGTCAGTCTGGAGACACGCAAACCCACGCCACCGAGCCCGGCAATCGAAGCCGCGCTTGTGCGTTTCGCGGAAGGACACGCAGCCCTTCCTCTGCCCGACGGGCTGGGCCGCGCCATCGGCGCGCCGAGGTGA
- the metG gene encoding methionine--tRNA ligase, whose amino-acid sequence MARHLITSAIPYINGIKHLGNLVGSQLPADLYARFQRLRGNEVLFLCATDEHGTPAELAAAKAGKPVADYCAEMYAVQADIADRFGLSFDHFGRSSSEQNKKLTQHFAGALADQGLIEEVEQRQIYSQTDGRFLPDRYVEGTCPNCGFEDARGDQCDNCTKQLDPEDLINPRSTISGATDLEMRETKHLMLRQSQMKDQLSDWIASKADWPVLTTSIAKKWLTDGDGLQDRGITRDLNWGVPVKRGDAQWPGMEGKVFYVWFDAPIEYIACAQEWVDAGKGTDWARWWRTDKGADDVRYTQFMGKDNVPFHTLSFPATIMGSGEPWKLVDYIKSFNYLNYDGGQFSTSRGRGVFMDQALDILPADYWRWWLLSHAPETQDAEFTWENFQASVNKDLADVLGNFVSRITKFCRSKFGEAVPEAGEFGPAEEALIADLAERVKRYGAAMEAMEVRKSAAELRAIWAAGNEYLQAEAPWTTFKTDPDRAAAQVRLALNLIPLYATLAAPFIPEASAKMLTAMGVENEGWPEDVPAGLARLAPGHAFEVPEVLFAKITDEQREDWQERFAGKRD is encoded by the coding sequence ATGGCACGGCACCTCATCACTTCGGCGATCCCCTACATCAACGGGATCAAGCATCTGGGCAACCTCGTCGGCAGCCAGCTGCCCGCCGATCTCTATGCGCGGTTCCAGCGCCTGCGCGGCAACGAGGTTCTGTTTCTGTGTGCAACGGACGAACACGGCACGCCCGCCGAACTGGCTGCCGCCAAGGCGGGCAAGCCCGTGGCCGACTATTGCGCCGAAATGTATGCGGTACAGGCCGACATCGCCGACCGCTTCGGGCTGAGTTTCGATCACTTCGGGCGCTCCTCGTCGGAGCAGAACAAGAAGCTGACCCAGCATTTCGCGGGCGCGCTGGCCGATCAGGGCCTGATCGAGGAAGTCGAGCAGCGCCAGATCTACAGCCAGACCGACGGCCGCTTCCTGCCCGACCGCTATGTCGAGGGCACCTGCCCCAACTGCGGGTTCGAGGATGCGCGCGGCGACCAGTGCGACAACTGCACCAAGCAGCTTGATCCCGAGGATCTGATCAATCCGCGCTCGACCATTTCCGGCGCGACCGATCTGGAGATGCGCGAAACCAAGCACCTGATGCTGCGCCAGAGCCAGATGAAGGACCAGCTGTCGGACTGGATCGCGTCCAAGGCCGACTGGCCGGTGCTGACCACCTCGATCGCCAAGAAATGGCTGACCGACGGCGACGGCCTGCAAGACCGGGGCATCACCCGTGACCTCAACTGGGGTGTGCCGGTGAAACGCGGAGACGCCCAGTGGCCCGGCATGGAGGGCAAGGTGTTCTACGTCTGGTTCGACGCACCCATCGAATATATCGCCTGTGCGCAGGAATGGGTCGATGCGGGCAAGGGCACCGACTGGGCCCGCTGGTGGCGCACCGACAAGGGCGCGGACGATGTGCGCTACACCCAGTTCATGGGCAAGGACAACGTGCCGTTCCACACGCTGAGCTTTCCGGCCACGATCATGGGCTCCGGCGAGCCGTGGAAGCTGGTCGACTACATCAAGTCGTTCAACTACCTGAACTACGACGGTGGCCAGTTTTCAACCTCGCGCGGGCGCGGGGTTTTCATGGATCAGGCGCTGGACATCCTGCCCGCCGACTACTGGCGCTGGTGGCTGTTGTCGCACGCGCCGGAAACGCAGGACGCCGAATTCACATGGGAGAATTTTCAGGCTTCGGTGAACAAGGATCTGGCCGACGTGCTGGGCAATTTCGTCAGCCGGATCACCAAATTCTGCCGCTCGAAATTCGGTGAAGCAGTGCCCGAGGCCGGAGAATTCGGGCCCGCCGAAGAAGCGCTGATCGCCGATCTGGCGGAACGGGTGAAACGCTACGGTGCAGCCATGGAAGCGATGGAAGTGCGCAAATCCGCCGCCGAATTGCGCGCGATCTGGGCTGCGGGCAACGAATACCTGCAAGCCGAAGCGCCATGGACAACCTTCAAGACCGACCCCGACCGCGCAGCGGCACAGGTGCGTCTGGCCCTGAACCTCATCCCGCTTTACGCCACCTTGGCAGCGCCCTTCATCCCCGAAGCCTCCGCAAAAATGCTGACGGCCATGGGGGTCGAGAACGAAGGATGGCCCGAAGACGTCCCCGCCGGCCTCGCCCGTCTTGCGCCCGGCCACGCGTTCGAGGTACCGGAGGTTCTCTTCGCCAAGATCACGGACGAGCAGCGCGAAGACTGGCAGGAGCGGTTCGCGGGCAAGCGGGACTAG
- a CDS encoding MFS transporter gives MRMLISFGALFLSVALLQLSSGGVGPLDVLSGGALGFSRQEIGFLGSAHFFGFFIGCWIAPRLLGSVGHSRAFAAFTASGSIGLIGHMMIVDPYAWALMRMASGLCVAGCYTVVEAWLQSKVTNETRGRAMGTYRMVDMTGSLGAQLLIGFLAPASYISYNLLAILCCAALLPITMTKVEQPQTPASPRLRPALAYTRSPLAVAGVIVAALSSASFRMVGPIYGQEVGLSAGQIAWFLGAFVIGGACAQVPVGWLADKFDRRWVLIWLSVAAIASCAVTVTASDSGYWGVMLASGLFGLTTFPIYSVAAAHAHDFASSEERVELSAALMFWFAMGAIAAPYVASVLIELYGPPALFAMLAAGHAVLIVFGLIRMRARRGGAPRTRYIPGLRTTFVIGRLTGRLREDARRD, from the coding sequence ATGCGCATGTTGATTTCCTTCGGGGCCCTTTTCCTATCGGTCGCCCTATTGCAGCTCAGTTCAGGCGGTGTCGGGCCGCTTGACGTTCTGTCGGGCGGGGCGCTGGGATTTTCACGGCAAGAGATCGGCTTTCTCGGGTCGGCGCATTTCTTCGGCTTTTTCATCGGTTGCTGGATCGCGCCGCGCCTTCTGGGCAGCGTCGGACACAGCCGCGCCTTCGCCGCGTTCACCGCATCGGGCAGCATCGGGCTGATCGGGCATATGATGATCGTGGATCCCTACGCCTGGGCGCTGATGCGGATGGCTTCGGGGCTGTGCGTGGCGGGCTGCTACACCGTTGTCGAGGCTTGGCTGCAATCCAAGGTCACCAACGAGACGCGGGGCCGGGCCATGGGCACCTACCGTATGGTCGACATGACCGGCAGCCTCGGGGCGCAACTGCTGATCGGGTTTCTGGCACCCGCGAGCTATATCTCCTACAACCTACTCGCCATCCTGTGCTGTGCGGCGCTTTTGCCGATCACCATGACAAAGGTCGAGCAGCCGCAGACGCCCGCCTCGCCGCGGCTGCGTCCGGCGCTGGCCTATACCCGGTCGCCCCTTGCGGTGGCGGGCGTGATCGTTGCCGCGCTGTCGAGCGCGTCTTTCCGCATGGTCGGGCCGATCTACGGACAGGAAGTCGGGCTGAGCGCGGGCCAGATCGCGTGGTTTCTGGGGGCATTCGTCATCGGCGGGGCCTGCGCGCAGGTGCCCGTGGGCTGGCTCGCCGACAAGTTCGATCGCCGCTGGGTGCTGATCTGGCTGTCGGTCGCGGCGATCGCCAGCTGTGCGGTGACGGTCACCGCGTCGGACAGCGGTTATTGGGGGGTGATGCTGGCGTCGGGGCTGTTCGGCCTGACGACGTTCCCGATCTATTCGGTAGCCGCCGCCCACGCCCATGATTTCGCCAGTTCCGAAGAACGGGTCGAGCTCTCCGCGGCTCTGATGTTCTGGTTCGCGATGGGCGCAATCGCCGCGCCCTATGTGGCATCGGTGCTGATTGAACTTTATGGCCCGCCTGCCCTCTTCGCGATGCTGGCGGCAGGCCACGCGGTGCTGATCGTCTTTGGCCTGATCCGCATGCGTGCCCGGCGCGGTGGCGCCCCGCGCACCCGCTATATCCCCGGCCTGCGCACCACCTTCGTCATCGGGCGGCTGACCGGCCGCCTGCGCGAGGACGCGCGGCGGGACTAG
- a CDS encoding SH3 domain-containing protein: MLAVLCLTATCGSIATDRVFVERTGPDELLKLRAGPSLQFNVILGLPDGTALNQKSCVTELGQRWCLVSLADAPGISGYVSADYLSGG, translated from the coding sequence ATGCTGGCAGTTCTTTGCCTGACGGCCACCTGCGGCAGCATCGCCACCGACCGCGTCTTTGTCGAGCGGACGGGCCCGGACGAGCTTCTGAAACTGCGCGCGGGGCCAAGCCTTCAGTTCAACGTCATTCTCGGCTTGCCGGACGGCACCGCCCTCAACCAAAAGAGCTGCGTCACCGAGCTGGGACAACGCTGGTGTCTGGTGTCGCTTGCGGACGCGCCGGGGATCTCGGGCTATGTCTCAGCGGATTATCTGTCGGGCGGCTGA
- a CDS encoding NUDIX hydrolase gives MSIDKSAIRNAATVIVIRNRMDAPEILMGQRGAKAAFMPNKFVFPGGAVDAEDADIPLASSLPDVCAERLREDADSELAHAISVAAIRELWEETGLILGVPGTWEGDVPLDWQTFAATGHVPHAAPLQFVFRAITPPGRPRRFDARFFLVDVDEIATDPDDFSAACDELSHLQWVALSRARSFDMPFITEVVLAEVEARARDFNPPEAVPFFRNSDEESLFLHLKGHRGPYARKG, from the coding sequence ATGAGCATCGACAAATCAGCAATCCGCAACGCGGCGACCGTTATCGTGATCCGCAACCGGATGGATGCCCCTGAGATCCTGATGGGTCAGCGCGGCGCCAAAGCCGCCTTCATGCCCAACAAGTTTGTCTTTCCGGGCGGCGCGGTAGACGCCGAAGACGCCGATATCCCGCTTGCCTCGTCGCTTCCCGATGTCTGCGCCGAACGCCTGCGCGAAGACGCCGATTCCGAACTGGCCCATGCGATCAGCGTGGCCGCGATCCGCGAGCTCTGGGAAGAGACCGGCCTGATCCTCGGCGTGCCCGGCACGTGGGAGGGCGATGTGCCGCTGGACTGGCAGACCTTCGCCGCCACCGGCCATGTGCCCCACGCCGCGCCGCTTCAGTTCGTATTCCGCGCGATCACACCGCCCGGGCGCCCGCGCCGGTTCGACGCGCGTTTCTTTCTGGTCGATGTGGATGAGATCGCCACCGACCCCGACGATTTCTCGGCCGCCTGCGACGAGCTGAGCCATTTGCAATGGGTTGCGCTGTCGCGTGCGCGGTCCTTTGACATGCCTTTCATCACCGAAGTCGTTCTGGCCGAGGTCGAAGCCCGCGCGCGGGATTTCAACCCGCCCGAGGCGGTTCCGTTCTTTCGCAACAGCGACGAGGAAAGCCTGTTCCTGCACCTGAAAGGCCATCGCGGCCCCTACGCGCGAAAAGGCTAG
- a CDS encoding tetratricopeptide repeat protein, with product MLTAQAVAADCPPAPDVEAELDTLIAQANGAENFTQGREASDAMWRLWLRAPDQGAQDLLDRGMRRRDVFDLLGAYGDFTALTDYCPDYAEGWNQRAFVSYLREDYAAALVDLDRALELQPRHVGAQSGRGLTLMQMGRLAEARKQMLEAVDNNPWLGEAALLEPGQPLGPEGEDI from the coding sequence TTGCTGACGGCACAAGCCGTCGCGGCGGACTGTCCGCCCGCTCCGGACGTGGAGGCGGAACTGGATACGCTGATCGCGCAGGCGAACGGTGCCGAAAATTTCACCCAAGGGCGCGAGGCATCCGATGCCATGTGGCGGTTGTGGCTTCGAGCGCCGGACCAGGGCGCACAGGATTTGCTGGACCGTGGTATGCGCCGCCGCGATGTGTTCGATCTGCTGGGCGCCTACGGCGACTTCACCGCGCTGACCGACTACTGCCCGGATTACGCCGAGGGCTGGAACCAGCGCGCATTCGTCAGCTATCTGCGCGAGGATTACGCAGCGGCGCTTGTCGATCTCGACCGCGCCCTGGAGCTGCAGCCGCGCCATGTGGGGGCGCAATCGGGCAGGGGGCTGACGCTGATGCAGATGGGCCGCCTTGCCGAAGCGCGCAAGCAGATGCTGGAAGCGGTCGACAACAACCCGTGGCTGGGAGAGGCGGCTTTGCTGGAACCGGGCCAGCCGCTGGGCCCCGAAGGCGAAGATATCTGA
- a CDS encoding 3-keto-5-aminohexanoate cleavage protein gives MPLAMNREVFITCAVTGSGATQDRSHHVPRSPQQIAESAIAAAKAGAAVVHCHVRDPETGTPSRDPALYREVTERIRDSDTDVVLNLTAGMGGDIVFGDVENPMALKEDATDMIGATERLVHIAECLPEICTLDCGTMNFAEADYVMTNTPGMLTAMGRMMTDLGVKPEIEAFDTGHLWYAKQLVKDGVLDSPALVQLCMGVPWGAPDDLNTFMAMVNNVPEDWTFSAFGLGRNQMAYVAASVLAGGHVRVGLEDNLWLEKGVLAENWQLVEKARGIIEGLGATLIGPEEVRARLGLQKRAPK, from the coding sequence ATGCCACTTGCCATGAACCGCGAGGTGTTCATCACCTGTGCCGTAACCGGATCGGGGGCCACGCAAGACCGCAGCCACCATGTTCCGCGCTCGCCGCAACAGATCGCCGAGAGCGCCATCGCAGCGGCCAAGGCCGGTGCGGCGGTGGTGCATTGCCACGTGCGTGACCCCGAAACGGGCACGCCCAGCCGCGATCCCGCGCTCTACCGCGAAGTGACCGAGCGCATCCGCGACAGCGACACCGACGTGGTTCTGAACCTGACCGCTGGCATGGGCGGAGATATCGTGTTCGGGGATGTCGAGAACCCGATGGCGTTGAAAGAGGACGCCACGGATATGATCGGCGCGACCGAGCGTCTGGTCCACATCGCCGAGTGCCTGCCGGAAATCTGCACGCTCGATTGCGGCACGATGAACTTTGCCGAAGCCGACTATGTGATGACGAATACGCCGGGGATGCTGACGGCCATGGGCCGGATGATGACCGACCTTGGCGTGAAGCCCGAGATCGAAGCCTTCGATACCGGCCATCTGTGGTACGCCAAGCAACTGGTCAAGGACGGCGTGCTCGACAGTCCGGCACTTGTGCAGCTGTGCATGGGGGTGCCGTGGGGCGCGCCGGACGATCTGAATACCTTCATGGCGATGGTCAACAACGTCCCCGAGGACTGGACCTTCTCGGCCTTTGGTCTGGGGCGCAACCAGATGGCATATGTCGCGGCATCGGTTCTGGCGGGCGGCCACGTGCGCGTGGGGCTCGAGGATAACCTCTGGCTCGAAAAGGGTGTGCTTGCCGAGAACTGGCAGCTTGTGGAAAAGGCACGGGGGATCATCGAGGGGCTGGGGGCGACGCTGATCGGCCCCGAAGAGGTGCGCGCGCGTCTGGGTCTGCAAAAACGGGCCCCGAAGTGA